One Gammaproteobacteria bacterium genomic window carries:
- the alaC gene encoding alanine transaminase, producing the protein MNTDFPRIKRLPPYVFNIVNELKAAARARGEDIIDFGMGNPDQPTPQHIVDKLVEVAQRNDTHRYSLSKGIPRLRRAICNWYRRKYQVELDMETEAIVTIGSKEGLAHLALATVEPGDAVLVPNPSYPIHPYGFVIAGADIRHVPIVPGGDFFEELVSAIKNSWPKPKMLVLNFPGNPTTQCVELDFFEKVVAIAKEHEIWVIHDLAYGEIVFDDYVPPSILQVPGAKDVAVEFYTLSKSYNMPGWRVGFMCGNKQLVAALARIKSYLDYGMFTPIQVAAIAALDGPQDCVKEISNMYLSRRNTLCDGLNSVGWKVERPKATMFVWAPIPEQYKHMGSLEFSKKLLSDAKVAVSPGIGFGEYGDDHVRFSLIENEHRTRQAIRGIRDMIRADNKAAKAAG; encoded by the coding sequence TTGAACACAGATTTCCCTAGAATCAAACGCTTACCTCCGTATGTGTTTAATATCGTCAACGAGCTCAAAGCGGCGGCACGAGCCCGGGGCGAGGATATTATTGATTTTGGTATGGGCAACCCGGACCAGCCCACTCCGCAACATATTGTGGACAAATTGGTCGAGGTGGCACAGCGTAATGATACCCATCGCTATTCTTTGTCGAAGGGCATCCCGCGGTTACGTCGTGCCATTTGTAATTGGTATCGGCGTAAATATCAGGTTGAACTGGATATGGAAACCGAGGCCATTGTTACCATCGGTTCCAAAGAAGGTTTGGCCCATCTGGCGCTGGCGACCGTAGAGCCGGGGGATGCCGTTTTGGTTCCCAATCCCTCGTATCCCATACACCCCTACGGGTTTGTGATTGCCGGTGCAGATATTCGTCACGTACCCATTGTGCCCGGTGGAGATTTTTTTGAAGAGTTGGTGAGTGCCATTAAGAATTCCTGGCCCAAACCTAAAATGCTGGTATTGAATTTTCCCGGTAACCCCACCACCCAGTGTGTGGAACTGGATTTTTTTGAAAAAGTGGTGGCCATTGCCAAAGAGCATGAAATCTGGGTGATCCACGATTTGGCTTATGGTGAAATTGTGTTTGACGATTACGTACCGCCGTCCATTTTGCAGGTGCCGGGTGCCAAAGATGTCGCCGTTGAGTTCTACACATTGTCCAAAAGCTATAACATGCCAGGGTGGCGTGTGGGTTTTATGTGTGGCAATAAGCAGTTGGTGGCAGCGTTGGCGCGGATAAAATCCTATTTGGACTACGGTATGTTTACCCCGATCCAGGTTGCCGCTATTGCGGCCTTGGACGGACCACAGGATTGTGTAAAAGAAATCAGCAATATGTATTTGAGCCGTCGCAATACCCTTTGCGATGGTTTGAACTCTGTGGGCTGGAAGGTGGAGCGGCCCAAGGCGACGATGTTTGTGTGGGCGCCTATTCCAGAGCAATACAAGCACATGGGTTCACTGGAATTTTCCAAAAAGCTGTTGAGTGACGCCAAAGTGGCTGTGTCACCGGGTATCGGTTTTGGGGAATACGGTGACGATCATGTGCGCTTTAGCTTGATTGAAAACGAACACCGAACCCGGCAAGCCATTCGTGGCATTCGCGATATGATACGTGCCGACAACAAGGCGGCAAAGGCTGCAGGTTAG
- a CDS encoding homoserine dehydrogenase encodes MEPVKVGLLGLGTVGGGTVNVLRRNAEEIARRAGRGIVVSKASARDISKPRICDTSDIELCSNPMDVITDPDIQIVVELIGGEDLARDLVMQAISNGKHVVTANKALIAKHGNKIFSAAQNQGVMVAFEAAVAGGIPVIKAVREGLAGNQIQWLAGIINGTGNFILTEMRDKGSDFDDVLAEAQRLGYAEADPTFDVEGIDAAHKLTILASIAFGIPLQFDKVFTEGIRNITREDVENAEQFGYRIKHLGIAKKTENGVEMRVHPTLIPERRLIANVDGVMNAVLVKGDAVGPTLYYGAGAGADATASAVVADIVDVVRTLTSDPENRVPHLAFQPNALTNIPVLGMEEVTTAYYLRLEAQDKPGVLAEITRILGDSQISIEAILQKEPAGVDEGETGNATIIMLTHNVLEGSMNQAIAKIEALKSISGKVARIRLEHLSR; translated from the coding sequence TTGGAACCGGTAAAAGTAGGTTTATTGGGTTTGGGTACGGTAGGCGGTGGTACGGTGAACGTACTGCGACGCAATGCCGAGGAAATAGCCCGGCGTGCCGGAAGGGGTATTGTGGTCAGTAAAGCCTCGGCACGTGATATTAGTAAACCTCGCATTTGCGACACCTCCGACATCGAATTGTGCTCCAATCCTATGGATGTGATCACCGATCCGGACATTCAAATTGTGGTGGAGTTGATCGGCGGTGAAGATCTGGCCCGCGATTTGGTGATGCAAGCCATTTCCAATGGCAAGCATGTGGTGACCGCCAACAAAGCTTTGATTGCCAAGCACGGCAATAAAATATTTTCCGCTGCTCAAAATCAAGGGGTGATGGTGGCCTTTGAAGCCGCAGTCGCCGGCGGCATTCCCGTTATCAAGGCGGTACGTGAGGGTTTAGCGGGTAACCAGATTCAATGGTTGGCCGGCATAATCAACGGCACCGGGAATTTCATTCTCACCGAAATGCGTGATAAAGGCAGTGATTTTGACGATGTGCTGGCTGAAGCACAACGCCTCGGTTATGCCGAAGCCGATCCCACTTTTGATGTGGAAGGCATAGACGCGGCGCATAAGCTGACCATTCTCGCTTCCATTGCGTTCGGAATTCCTTTGCAGTTCGACAAAGTGTTTACCGAAGGTATTCGCAATATTACCCGGGAGGATGTGGAGAACGCAGAACAGTTTGGTTATCGCATCAAACATCTGGGTATCGCCAAGAAAACCGAAAACGGCGTGGAAATGCGGGTGCATCCCACACTGATTCCCGAACGCCGTTTAATTGCCAATGTGGACGGGGTGATGAATGCCGTGTTGGTTAAAGGGGACGCTGTGGGTCCCACCTTGTATTACGGTGCCGGTGCGGGTGCCGATGCTACGGCATCCGCTGTGGTCGCTGATATTGTGGATGTGGTGCGAACGTTAACATCCGATCCGGAAAACCGGGTACCGCATTTGGCATTTCAACCCAATGCCTTAACGAATATTCCGGTACTGGGTATGGAAGAGGTTACCACGGCTTACTACCTGCGTTTGGAAGCCCAGGACAAACCCGGCGTATTGGCCGAAATAACCCGGATTCTGGGTGACAGCCAAATCAGTATCGAAGCTATTTTACAAAAAGAGCCGGCTGGAGTGGATGAAGGCGAAACCGGAAACGCCACCATTATTATGCTGACGCATAATGTACTGGAGGGCAGTATGAATCAGGCTATTGCCAAAATAGAAGCTCTGAAAAGCATCAGTGGCAAAGTCGCGCGTATACGTCTGGAACACCTGTCCCGCTAA